A section of the Acanthopagrus latus isolate v.2019 chromosome 20, fAcaLat1.1, whole genome shotgun sequence genome encodes:
- the znf646 gene encoding zinc finger protein 646 has product MAVQDPGRATGFPCKQCGMVCSNMPSLLEHMDVHLQQEEERKFKCDECGRGYRHAGSLANHKKTHEVGLFQCNVCGKENSNASSLKSHLRSHTSQKKYSCEECGKAFRLASQLATHEKVHLAKRVKEQSYRKIDMDDSSHEIGNDHPDHLDVEHSASVGISIETSPSENQTDGLYNSQSETSDDAANRPFRCDLCDKSYIHHRSLTNHKKTHQVGMFECTVCFKLFNNMAALYSHQRTHKARSGTDPGSMGQSYTDTSLDQFSPQSQDARVNFCHLCQVLFPSDEEFQEHIQMHNSSSLSFGLQDTLSENHNMSYENSIASPESNFYASPVNNIPSVSSLDNHGGFEQPQEQIRSNGHVYSDCSNNQTPSSNSTQGEPPIIDPCILIPALTHTQNIDNATEMEETSTVDSDERPFKCQICGKSYRHSGSLINHKRSHQVGIYQCSICRKSYPHLAALKSHLRLHKAQSSSFSLIAEGDWLSSEPLTLDNQQGCFSHDEEEDHPVLSMDQENGADHSNGALYHEQFNQDFSQGMTAHLPHNEQLMQRHMCADCGETFADIAGIKSHSCPLLQQQHDTTSSDYDSNVNFQDSNGHCAIGNPGNDMEFHGLNGNHDQSFFEQNFHDNMSSDPLNGGEEDSGAADEEEEDEEDDDGDLYQCSICGNSYTSMRALRSHLRGHTQSHATPASSGPSSMSSHEGVKDEEPGEMMICSTCGESFANRQDLVTHQLLHNKDLVDEVNNLQMNNGNMSGGKEEVQSIICGSCGIFCNSYHHLENHGCTAERKDEARHGKEEMRANDVTQHEDSSRYKETVETEHRQYKCDQCGRSYRHAGSLLNHKKSHKTGVFRCLVCQKRFYNLLALKNHQRSHFDVKRHTCHECGKAFKIQKQLLNHLRRHKENQAKIQELNSQIQALMQMNGTKSDGGMQSLTSNANQALKSSRRCKQLPEGKTGQTNSEISVKSEDTGDRRPFACDQCGRTYRHAGSLVNHRNSHKTGEYYCSVCNNTYSNQLAMKNHLRTHFAFKKHSCQNCGKGFRGKKQLLAHICADLRKDGAGGRRGLKSRALKCKGCKQAFVSVDQLRAHTCDRPSGSHDAQTNTSSNKEERPFKCNICNRSYRHAGSLLNHKNTHKTGHFSCTFCSKPFTNPMALRNHTRIHTQKKKYVCLTCGKAFRLASILHNHQRVHNRVSSHFSCSACGKSFQGRSGLKRHRCRRGQENSARAAIQQSERGDKCFMCDLCGRSYRHAGSLLNHKKTHSENLHHCTLCLQTFPDPLTLQIHSQMRRHCCPECGKTFCLVAHLQSHMEVHSKDRSVVCSPCQESFPNTASYQQHQDMHHGAQDLYQQGMAEPVDANICWDSGIDQTIGMDVMHKQDPPPLSHIPESIANSQNDNSAGAEEKSHVCEHCGRTYRHAGSLLNHKNSHKTGSFFCSICQKEFTNLMALKNHRRIHTEPKRYQCLECGKAFRVSTQLICHRRIHTKEKPFACLLCDKSFSSKSNLRHHQKMHQNTQTYDSSFSMDANTFMDMDLDMGSFL; this is encoded by the exons ATGGCAGTGCAAGACCCTGGCAGGGCAACAGGTTTTCCTTGCAAACAATGTGGCATGGTCTGTTCCAATATGCCGAGTCTGCTCGAGCACATGGATGTCCATCTTCAACAGGAGGAAGAACGcaaatttaaatgtgatgaatgtGGACGTGGTTATAGGCATGCTGGTAGCCTAGCAAACCACAAAAAGACACATGAAGTGGGCTTGTTTCAGTGCAATGTATGTGGTAAAGAAAACTCTAACGCTTCATCCCTGAAGAGTCATCTCCGGAGCCACACGTCACAAAAAAAGTACTCCTGTGAAGAATGTGGCAAAGCTTTTCGTCTGGCATCACAGCTGGCTACACATGAGAAGGTTCATCTTGCCAAGCGAGTAAAGGAGCAGTCGTATAGAAAGATAGACATGGATGATTCGTCACACGAAATTGGAAACGATCACCCCGATCATCTCGATGTTGAGCACTCAGCCAGTGTTGGGATTTCCATCGAAACTAGCCCATCTGAGAACCAGACGGATGGTCTTTATAATTCACAATCCGAGACTTCTGATGATGCAGCAAATCGACCATTCAGATGTGATTTATGTGACAAATCATACATACACCATCGAAGCCTGACCAATCATAAAAAGACTCACCAAGTAGGGATGTTTGAGTGCACAGTGTGTTTCAAGCTGTTCAATAACATGGCTGCCCTTTACAGCCACCAGAGAACTCACAAGGCAAGAAGCGGGACAGACCCTGGTTCGATGGGGCAGTCATATACAGACACATCACTGGACCAGTTTTCACCTCAAAGTCAGGATGCTCGAGTCAATTTTTGCCATCTGTGTCAGGTTCTATTCCCCAGTGATGAGGAGTTCCAGGAGCATATCCAAATGCATaactcttcatctctgtcttttgGGCTTCAAGATACCCTGTCAGAGAACCACAATATGTCATATGAAAATAGTATTGCTTCACCTGAGTCAAATTTTTATGCATCCCCTGTCAATAATATTCCATCAGTATCATCACTTGATAATCATGGAGGGTTTGAGCAGCCGCAAGAGCAGATTAGAAGCAATGGTCATGTGTACTCAGACTGCTCCAATAATCAAACACCATCTTCCAATAGCACTCAGGGAGAACCCCCAATCATAGACCCATGCATTCTCATTCCTGCCctgactcacacacaaaacattgaCAATGCAACTGAAATGGAAGAGACTTCGACTGTAGATTCTGATGAGCGTCCCTTCAAGTGTCAAATCTGTGGCAAAAGCTACAGGCACTCTGGAAGCCTCATCAACCACAAGCGGTCACACCAGGTCGGGATTTACCAGTGTTCCATCTGCAGGAAGAGTTATCCTCACCTGGCCGCCCTCAAGAGTCATCTCCGTCTCCACAAAGCACAGTCGTCATCTTTTAGCCTCATTGCTGAGGGAGACTGGCTCTCCTCAGAGCCCCTGACTTTGGATAACCAACAGGGCTGCTTCTCTCATGACGAAGAGGAGGATCACCCTGTGCTCAGCATGGATCAGGAGAATGGTGCTGACCACAGCAATGGGGCTTTGTACCATGAGCAGTTTAATCAGGACTTTTCCCAGGGTATGACTGCGCATCTACCTCACAATGAACAACTGATGCAGAGGCACATGTGTGCAGACTGTGGTGAGACATTTGCAGATATTGCAGGGATTAAATCTCACAGTTGCCCATTGCTACAACAGCAACATGACACTACTAGCAGTGACTATGACAGTAATGTAAATTTCCAGGACAGTAATGGTCACTGTGCTATTGGAAATCCAGGAAATGATATGGAGTTCCATGGTCTGAATGGTAACCACGACCAAAGTTTCTTTGAACAGAATTTCCATGACAATATGAGCAGTGATCCGCTGAATGGTGGCGAAGAAGACAGTGGTGCTgctgacgaggaggaggaggatgaggaggatgatgatggagaTCTTTATCAGTGCTCTATATGTGGAAACAGCTACACCAGCATGAGGGCTCTGAGGAGCCACCTCAGAGGCCACACACAGTCCCATGCTACTCCTGCAAGCTCAGGGCCTTCTTCCATGTCCTCTCATGAAGGAGTGAAAGATGAGGAGCCAGGAGAAATGATGATCTGTAGCACATGTGGGGAGAGTTTTGCCAATAGGCAGGACTTGGTAACTCATCAGCTTCTACACAACAAGGACCTGGTAGATGAGGTTAATAATTTGCAAATGAACAACGGCAACATGTCTGGAGGCAAGGAGGAAGTACAGAGTATCATCTGCGGCAGCTGCGGTATCTTTTGCAACAGCTACCATCATCTTGAGAACCATGGCTGCACAGCTGAGAGGAAGGATGAGGCAAGACATGGtaaagaggaaatgagagcaAATGATGTTACCCAGCATGAAGACTCAAGCCGCTACAAAGAAACTGTTGAAACGGAACATCGTCAGTACAAATGTGATCAGTGTGGTCGCTCATACCGACACGCCGGATCCCTTCTCAACCACAAAAAGTCCCACAAAACAGGTGTATTCAGATGCCTTGTCTGCCAGAAGCGCTTCTACAACCTTTTGGCCCTTAAAAACCACCAAAGGTCTCACTTTGATGTTAAGAG GCACACTTGCCATGAGTGTGGGAAAGCCTTCAAAATTCAGAAGCAGCTATTGAACCACCTGAGAAGACACAAAGAGAACCAAGCCAAAATTCAAGAACTCAACAGCCAGATCCAGGCCCTCATGCAGATGAATGGGACCAAGTCAGATGGAGGAATGCAGTCCTTGACTTCAAATGCCAATCAGGCTTTAAAGTCTTCTCGACGTTGCAAGCAACTCCCTGAAGGGAAGACGGGACAAACAAACTCTGAGATCTCTGTTAAATCAGAAGACACAGGTGACCGACGACCTTTCGCTTGCGACCAGTGTGGGCGCACATATCGCCACGCAGGAAGTCTGGTCAACCACAGAAACTCCCATAAAACAGGTGAATATTACTGTTCTgtctgtaacaacacatactcCAATCAACTAGCAATGAAGAACCACTTGCGCACCcactttgcatttaaaaaacactcctGCCAAAACTGTGGAAAAGGCTTTAGGGGAAAGAAGCAGCTATTGGCCCACATTTGTGCAGATCTCAGAAAGGATGGGGCCGGAGGCCGGAGGGGCTTAAAATCTCGAGCCCTTAAGTGTAAGGGATGTAAGCAGGCCTTTGTCTCTGTTGACCAACTGAGAGCCCACACCTGTGACAGACCTTCAGGCAGCCACGatgcacaaacaaatacatcttCAAACAAAGAGGAGCGGCCTTTCAAGTGCAACATATGTAATCGCAGCTACCGCCATGCAGGCTCACTCCTGAACCACAAAAACACCCACAAGACAGGACACTTCAGCTGCACCTTCTGCTCTAAGCCCTTCACCAACCCGATGGCCCTACGTAATCACACACGTATCCACACGCAGAAGAAAAAGTATGTGTGTCTCACATGCGGGAAGGCATTCCGCCTCGCCAGTATCCTGCACAACCACCAGAGGGTCCACAACCGGGTTTCGAGtcacttcagctgctctgcatGTGGCAAGAGCTTCCAGGGCAGGTCTGGCCTGAAGAGGCATCGCTGCCGCAGAGGTCAGGAGAACTCTGCGAGGGCTGCGATCCAGCAGTCAGAGAGGGGAGACAAGTGCTTCAT gtgtgaccTGTGTGGGCGCTCCTACCGCCACGCTGGCTCCCTCCTCAACCATAAAAAGACACACTCCGAAAACCTCCATCACTGTACCTTGTGTCTCCAGACGTTTCCTGACCCTCTGACTCTACAGATACACTCCCAGATGAGGCGTCACTGCTGCCCTGAGTGTGGCAAGACCTTCTGTCTGGTCGCCCACTTGCAGAGCCACATGGAGGTGCACTCCAAGGATCGATCTGTCGTCTGCAGCCCCTGCCAGGAGAGCTTTCCCAACACAGCCAGctaccagcagcaccaggacaTGCACCACGGGGCTCAGGACCTCTATCAACAAGGCATGGCTGAACCTGTAGATGCCAACATCTGCTGGGACTCAGGAATAGATCAGACCATAGGGATGGACGTGATGCACAAGCAAGATCCCCCACCTTTGTCACATATTCCAGAGAGCATCGCGAATTCACAGAACGACAACTCTGCTGGCGCAGAAGAGAAGAGCCACGTCTGCGAGCACTGTGGCCGCACTTACCGCCACGCCGGGTCCCTCCTCAACCACAAGAACAGCCACAAGACCGGATCCTTTTTCTGCTCCATCTGCCAGAAAGAGTTCACCAACCTGATGGCTCTCAAGAACCACCGGCGCATCCACACGGAGCCCAAGCGCTACCAGTGTCTGGAGTGTGGGAAGGCATTCCGCGTGTCCACTCAGCTCATATGTCATCGACGAATCCACACCAAAGAGAAGCCCTTCGCCTGCCTGCTGTGCGACAAGAGCTTTTCCAGCAAGTCCAACCTGCGGCACCATCAGAAGATGCATCAGAACACTCAGACCTACGACTCCTCTTTTAGCATGGATGCTAACACGTTTATGGACATGGACTTGGACATGGGGTCTTTCCTTTGA
- the LOC119009519 gene encoding tumor necrosis factor receptor superfamily member 12A, which yields MASNALCALCGLIIAAVTNFYGVSAEKNQCRTSEFWNSDLDVCLPCTSCKQYPKTPSCNTCKSVEETPDVWKLAAITSFSVLAVVLVGAALIIGVMVHRRKSHKRPLREPIEETAGPLYQA from the exons ATGGCTTCAAACGCTCTCTGCGCGCTGTGCGGACTTATTATAGCGGCCGTGACCAACTTCTATGGTGTGAGCGCAGAGAAAA atCAGTGCCGCACCTCAGAGTTTTGGAACTCAGACTTGGACGTTTGTTTGCCGTGTACATCATGCAAGCAGTACCCAAAGACCCCGTCCTGCAACACAT GCAAATCCGTGGAGGAGACACCTGATGTGTGGAAACTGGCGGCCATCACCAGCTTCTCAGTGCTGGCCGTGGTGCTGGTCGGCGCGGCGTTGATTATCGGGGTCATGGTGCATCGACGCAAGTCACACAAACGGCCTCTACGTG aacCCATTGAAGAAACTGCAGGGCCACTTTATCAAGCTTAA